A single window of Lutzomyia longipalpis isolate SR_M1_2022 chromosome 1, ASM2433408v1 DNA harbors:
- the LOC129785868 gene encoding acyl-CoA Delta-9 desaturase-like has translation MTQLSTMTMIAGATDDGHYANGFANGDMNSANKFYETVNESDATFNNNNYEGKSMLNCKSDQSDYDPKGKNESEKDYMFLGIKFKQPLKVVNAVSIIGFHLVSLYAFLVNFRSPHLFTVLWAFLVGGIGGFGVTAGAHRLWSHRSYKAKTQLRVILALCFSVAGQNTIFDWTRDHRVHHKFSETDADPHNSNRGFFFAHVGWLMMKKHPDVIRKGNQVDMSDILADPVVQWHQKYFVPLKILLCFVIPSVTPVYFWNEEWTIAIFTMAFIRYVFQLNFTWLVNSAAHMWGNKPYDRKINPSENLGVSLVSMGEGWHNYHHTFPWDYKAAEMGDFRYNITTSIINLFAKIGWAYDLKQPSKELIRKTIERSGDGSHTEHGMRCMPEEVPMEADENSNLVD, from the exons ATGACACAATTATCAACGATGACAATGATTGCAGGAGCAACTGATGATGGGCACTACGCAAATGGATTTGCCAATGGTGATATGAACAGtgctaataaattttatgaaacaGTGAACGAAAGTGATGCCACATTCAATAATAACAATTACGAAGGCAAGAGCATGTTGAATTGCAAAAGTGATCAAAGTGATTACGATCCCAAAGGAAAGAATGAGTCTGAGAAGGATTACATGTTCCTTgggattaaatttaaacaacCACTAAAAGTAGTTAATGCTGTGTCCATCATTGGTTTCCATCTCGTGTCACTCTATGCATTCTTAGTTAATTTCCGTTCGCCGCACCTCTTCACCGTCCTCTGGG CCTTCCTTGTGGGTGGAATTGGCGGATTCGGCGTGACAGCAGGTGCCCATAGACTCTGGAGCCATAGATCATACAAAGCAAAAACTCAACTCCGGGTTATCTTGGCTCTCTGCTTCTCAGTTGCCGGGCAG AATACGATCTTCGATTGGACTCGCGATCACCGGGTTCATCACAAATTCTCTGAAACGGACGCCGATCCTCACAATTCCAATCGAGGTTTCTTCTTTGCTCACGTGGGATGGCTCATGATGAAGAAACACCCTGATGTCATTAGAAAGGGCAACCAGGTGGACATGAGTGACATTTTGGCTGATCCTGTGGTGCAGTGGCATCAAAA ATACTTTGTACCGCTGAAGATTCTTCTGTGCTTTGTTATCCCATCCGTGACACCCGTTTACTTCTGGAATGAGGAATGGACAATCGCGATCTTCACAATGGCATTCATTCGCTATGTTTTCCAACTCAACTTCACATGGCTCGTCAATAGTGCAGCTCATATGTGGGGAAACAAGCCATATGACag aaaaattaatccatCTGAGAATTTGGGAGTCTCACTCGTTTCAATGGGTGAGGGATGGCACAACTATCATCATACATTCCCCTGGGATTACAAAGCAGCAGAAATGGGTGATTTTCGGTACAACATCACGACCTCAATCATCAATCTCTTTGCCAAGATCGGATGGGCGTACGATCTGAAGCAACCCTCAAAAGAACTTATTCGTAAGACCATTGAACGCAGCGGGGATGGATCTCACACAGAGCATGGTATGCGGTGTATGCCCGAGGAAGTTCCAATGGAGGCCGATGAAAATTCGAATTTAGTAGattag
- the LOC129785875 gene encoding acyl-CoA Delta-9 desaturase-like has translation MPPNATTTTTTCTGVLNENDAETVDGGLLEDRTHLKSAEKRRLKLVWRNIIAFGYLHLAALYGAYLLLTSARIYTILFAFVLYVVSGLGITAGAHRLWAHRSYKAKLPLRILLVIFNTIAFQDCAMHWARDHRVHHKFSETDADPHNATRGFFFSHIGWLLCRKHPDVIARGRQLDISDLQADPVLRFQRKYYMLLMPLMCFIIPTIIPVYVWGESWHNSWFVATMFRYTFVLNITWLVNSAAHAWGSKPYDKHINPSENKSVAMFAFGEGWHNYHHVFPWDYKTAELGNYRLNTTTAFIDFFAKVGWAYNLKTVSSDIIEKRVKRTGDGSHNLWGWGDKDQDQEEIDGATIMHRKDD, from the exons ATGCCGCCAAATGCGACAACAACCACGACGACGTGCACAGGAGTGCTGAATGAGAATGATGCCGAGACGGTAGATGGAGGATTATTGGAGGATAGGACACATTTGAAATCAGCTGAAAAGAGGCGACTCAAGCTGGTATGGAGAAATATCATTGCTTTTGGATACCTGCATCTTGCCGCTCTCTATGGAGCCTACCTCCTGCTCACATCCGCTAGAATCTACACAATATTATTTG CTTTCGTACTGTACGTGGTATCGGGCCTGGGTATTACGGCCGGCGCACATCGACTCTGGGCGCATAGGTCCTACAAGGCGAAACTACCCCTACGAATTCTACTCGTTATCTTCAATACAATCGCTTTCCAAGATTGCGCCATGCACTGGGCTCGTGATCACCGTGttcatcataaattttccGAGACAGATGCTGACCCACATAATGCAACGAGAGGCTTCTTCTTCTCGCACATTGGATGGCTTTTGTGCCGAAAGCACCCCGATGTGATTGCCAGAGGACGTCAGTTGGACATTTCCGATCTTCAGGCTGATCCAGTTCTTCGGTTCCAAAGGAA ATATTACATGCTCTTGATGCCTCTAATGTGCTTCATCATCCCAACAATCATTCCTGTGTATGTGTGGGGCGAATCCTGGCATAATTCCTGGTTTGTTGCAACAATGTTCCGGTATACATTTGTGCTGAACATCACATGGCTCGTCAACAGTGCAGCCCATGCTTGGGGAAGCAAGCCCTACGATAA gCATATTAACCCATCTGAGAACAAGTCAGTAGCTATGTTTGCATTTGGAGAGGGTTGGCACAACTACCACCATGTCTTCCCATGGGACTACAAGACCGCCGAATTGGGCAACTACCGTCTCAATACTACCACGGCTTTCATTGATTTCTTCGCAAAGGTCGGCTGGGCATACAATCTCAAGACTGTATCGTCCGACATTATTGAGAAGCGCGTAAAGAGGACCGGAGATGGAAGCCACAACCTTTGGGGATGGGGAGACAAGGATCAGGaccaagaagaaattgatggAGCAACCATCATGCATAGAAAggatgattaa
- the LOC129785879 gene encoding probable enoyl-CoA hydratase, with protein sequence MLKPVLDIFGKIHRKNHFSSVLWSKKYSSGKDAEPGGIEVTRQGEIGLIGINRPSVQNSLNDDLTMRLFAEIERLEEDNSILVGVLHGVGGTFCAGYDLNSISRTTFSKVSRPTRRILRKPFVCAMSGYCLGNGLELALMCDMRVIEESCVIGFLNRRFGVPLIDGGTARLPAMVGLSRALDLILTGRHVTAKEAYEMGLASRFVANGTGVGQAVNAAIAIAKFPQKSLMHDRASVYRATFDSPSLEDSMRYEIDSVSSEIIDEAVMCSRRFSDGLGKGGKFHDIKKKPIADWEADEIAREKTKRGVECEVKSSKH encoded by the exons ATGTTAAAACCTGTGTTAGATATTTTCGGAAAAATCCATAGAAAAAACCACTTTTCCTCTGTTTTGTGGAGCAAAAAATATAGTTCAG GAAAGGATGCTGAGCCTGGAGGAATAGAGGTCACGAGACAAGGAGAAATTGGTTTAATAGGAATAAATCGACCTTCAGTCCAGAATTCCCTCAATGATGACCTCACAATGCGACTCTTTGCAGAAATTGAGCGTCTTGAGGAAGACAATTCAATCTTGGTGGGTGTTCTTCATGGTGTTGGAGGAACATTCTGTGCTGGTTATGATTTAAACTCCATAAGTAGGACGACCTTCTCTAAGGTTTCCCGGCCAACGAGGAGAATCCTTAGGAAACCCTTTGTGTGCGCCATGAGCGGATATTGCTTGGGGAATGGCCTCGAATTGGCACTAATGTGCGATATGCGGGTCATTGAGGAGAGCTGCGTCATTGGATTCCTCAATAGGCGCTTTGGTGTCCCTTTGATTGATGGGGGCACTGCCAGGCTTCCGGCAATGGTAGGGCTCTCTCGTGCCCTTGATCTCATCCTAACTGGACGTCATGTGACTGCCAAGGAGGCCTATGAAATGGGTCTTGCAAGTCGTTTTGTGGCCAATGGAACTG GAGTTGGACAGGCTGTGAATGCAGCAATTGCAATTGCAAAATTCCCCCAAAAGTCCCTCATGCACGATCGTGCTTCAGTCTATAGGGCCACGTTTGATTCCCCATCCTTGGAAGATTCAATGAGATATGAGATTGATTCAGTTTCATCTGAAATTATCGATGAAGCCGTGATGTGTTCTCGTCGATTTTCCGATGGTCTTGgaaagggtggaaaatttcatgataTCAAAAAGAAACCCATTGCCGATTGGGAAGCAGATGAAATAGCCAGAGAGAAGACAAAACGAGGGGTTGAATGTGAAG tgaAAAGCTCTAAACACTGA